A region from the Parasphingopyxis sp. CP4 genome encodes:
- a CDS encoding Stf0 family sulfotransferase, with product MIRKAESEQLVSDLLPHMGLEVLAKTAHELVLPEKEPDYELKAEKIVVMLFAARAGSTYTGSLIQNLPYFGTVTESLNPRALERERTKLDLTYHTEAVQSIITNRSRQAFGFRCTQIGLASAAVTGLLSQFRDRLSFVLLRRRDVTAQAVSMAKAQLSGKFHSFQDAANKVTVDDYDFDMISNRCAKIASIYERHEKVLELFNATPHTVYYEDIVADPTRFLSGVCDFLDFEMPADLPLETRVAKLPNKINAAWIKRFNKENQGKRRRSFLFR from the coding sequence ATGATCCGAAAGGCCGAATCCGAACAACTTGTTTCAGATCTGCTGCCGCATATGGGCTTGGAAGTCCTTGCGAAAACTGCCCATGAGCTTGTTCTTCCGGAAAAAGAGCCGGATTATGAGCTTAAGGCCGAAAAGATTGTGGTCATGCTTTTCGCCGCCCGCGCTGGAAGCACCTATACAGGCTCGCTGATTCAGAACCTGCCATATTTCGGGACGGTTACCGAAAGCCTCAACCCCCGGGCTTTGGAACGAGAGCGGACCAAACTTGATCTGACCTATCATACCGAGGCCGTGCAAAGCATCATAACTAACAGATCGCGGCAAGCCTTTGGGTTTCGATGCACACAGATCGGCCTCGCCAGTGCTGCAGTGACGGGTCTTCTTTCGCAGTTCCGCGATCGCCTGTCCTTTGTCCTGCTGCGTCGCCGTGATGTTACCGCCCAGGCTGTCTCGATGGCCAAGGCCCAACTTAGCGGGAAATTTCACAGCTTTCAGGACGCCGCCAACAAGGTGACGGTGGACGATTATGATTTCGACATGATCAGTAATCGCTGTGCCAAGATCGCTTCTATCTATGAGCGCCATGAAAAGGTGCTCGAGCTGTTCAATGCCACGCCGCACACGGTCTATTATGAAGACATTGTTGCCGATCCCACCCGGTTCTTGTCTGGCGTGTGTGATTTCCTGGACTTCGAGATGCCCGCGGACCTGCCGCTCGAGACACGGGTCGCCAAACTCCCGAACAAGATCAACGCTGCCTGGATCAAACGCTTCAACAAGGAAAATCAAGGCAAGCGACGGCGCTCTTTCTTGTTCCGCTGA
- the secY gene encoding preprotein translocase subunit SecY gives MASNANVGAGLNLGKFAQATELRQRIWFTLGALIIFRLLSFVPLPGIDPVALQDVVNLTQDNTGGGGILNVFNTFSGGSLERMSIIALGVMPYITASIVVQMAAALSPTLNAIKKEGESGRKKLNQYTRYGTVGLTAVQGYFLAVGLETLATAQGQQVIVSDSYMLFRIGAVVSLVGGTMFLMWLGEQITSRGVGNGVSLIIMAGIVAMMPTELIQLFASGQTGAIPTGYVVGFLLLFVGLIFGICFMERAQRRVLIQYPKRAQQRGGMTQEKSHLPLKINTAGVIPPIFASSLLLMPLTVAQFMTGGVGGDTASTSNELMLTITNALGRGGSLYLMLYAGLIIFFCFFYTAVVFNPEETADNLKRYGGFVPGIRPGERTAEYLDYVLTRITVVGAAYLTLICLIPEFLSTQAGIQAFVLGGTSLLIVVNVTIDTVSQIQSHLLAHQYGDLIKKAKLKGGGQRR, from the coding sequence ATGGCCAGTAACGCCAATGTTGGAGCAGGACTGAATCTGGGCAAATTCGCCCAGGCCACCGAACTGCGCCAGCGCATCTGGTTTACGCTCGGCGCGTTGATCATTTTCCGCCTGCTGAGCTTTGTGCCACTGCCCGGAATCGATCCAGTTGCCCTGCAAGATGTCGTCAACCTGACCCAGGACAATACGGGCGGCGGCGGCATCCTGAATGTCTTCAATACATTTTCCGGTGGTTCGCTGGAGCGGATGAGTATCATCGCGCTCGGCGTGATGCCCTATATTACGGCCTCGATCGTCGTGCAGATGGCGGCGGCTCTCTCGCCGACGCTCAATGCGATCAAGAAAGAGGGCGAAAGCGGCCGCAAAAAGCTCAACCAATATACCCGTTATGGTACTGTCGGCCTGACCGCCGTTCAGGGCTATTTCCTGGCTGTCGGCCTTGAAACGCTTGCCACTGCGCAGGGGCAACAGGTTATTGTCAGCGATAGTTACATGCTGTTCCGTATCGGTGCTGTTGTCAGCCTGGTCGGGGGCACGATGTTCCTGATGTGGCTGGGTGAACAGATCACCTCGCGCGGCGTTGGTAATGGTGTTTCACTGATCATCATGGCCGGTATCGTTGCGATGATGCCGACCGAGCTGATCCAGCTCTTCGCATCTGGCCAGACTGGCGCGATCCCGACCGGCTATGTCGTCGGCTTCCTGCTGCTGTTCGTCGGCCTGATCTTCGGCATCTGCTTCATGGAGCGGGCGCAGCGCCGGGTGCTCATTCAATATCCGAAACGCGCACAACAGCGCGGCGGCATGACGCAGGAAAAATCGCACCTGCCGCTCAAGATCAACACCGCTGGTGTTATCCCGCCGATCTTCGCTTCGTCGCTGCTGCTGATGCCGCTGACCGTGGCGCAGTTCATGACAGGCGGTGTTGGCGGCGATACGGCGTCTACCAGTAACGAGCTGATGTTGACGATCACCAACGCGCTGGGCCGCGGCGGATCGCTGTACCTGATGCTCTATGCCGGCCTCATCATCTTCTTCTGCTTCTTCTACACGGCGGTTGTCTTCAACCCGGAAGAAACGGCGGACAATCTGAAGCGCTATGGCGGTTTCGTCCCTGGCATTCGCCCCGGCGAACGGACGGCGGAATATCTCGATTATGTGCTGACGCGCATCACCGTGGTCGGCGCAGCCTATCTGACATTGATCTGTCTGATACCGGAATTCCTGTCGACCCAGGCGGGCATCCAGGCCTTTGTGTTGGGCGGCACCAGCTTGCTGATTGTGGTCAATGTGACGATCGATACCGTCAGCCAGATCCAGAGCCACTTGCTCGCGCACCAATATGGTGATTTGATCAAGAAGGCTAAACTGAAAGGCGGGGGACAGCGCCGGTGA
- the gdhA gene encoding NADP-specific glutamate dehydrogenase, with the protein MAVSDHVNLEQFMAGVEKRNMGQTEFIQAVREVAQDIFDFIADKEEYHEAQILRRIAEPDRVVSFRVCWEDDNHNIRVQRGWRVQNNNAIGPYKGGIRFHPSVNESILKFLAFEQTFKNSLTGLPMGGGKGGSNFNPKGKSDSEVMRFCQSFMTELYRHIGPDTDVPAGDIGVGGREIGYMFGQYKRITNRWEGVLTGKAVEYGGSQMRPEATGYGAVYFLQNMLKHQGQDVEGRTTIISGSGNVATHAAEKIVELGGKVLTLSDSGGFIHDPDGIDQEKINWVKELKTERRGRISEYADHFTNATFHEGARPWRVEAELALPCATQNELNGDEARAMVKNGVIAVSEGANMPTTLEGVDVFHDAHIMYAPGKAANAGGVAVSGLEMSQNSERVSWHTERLGDLLQDIMKDIHEKSAEYGSDEDGGYVNYVKGANIAGFKKVADAMLAFGVV; encoded by the coding sequence ATGGCAGTCAGCGATCACGTTAATCTCGAACAATTCATGGCCGGTGTTGAAAAACGCAATATGGGCCAGACCGAGTTCATCCAGGCTGTTCGCGAAGTGGCCCAGGACATATTCGATTTTATCGCCGACAAGGAAGAATATCACGAAGCCCAGATCCTGCGCCGCATCGCCGAGCCGGATCGCGTCGTTTCGTTCCGCGTTTGCTGGGAAGATGATAATCATAATATCCGCGTTCAGCGCGGCTGGCGGGTTCAGAACAATAATGCGATCGGCCCTTATAAGGGCGGCATTCGCTTTCATCCGAGCGTCAATGAAAGCATTCTCAAATTCCTCGCTTTCGAACAGACTTTCAAAAATTCGCTGACCGGGCTTCCAATGGGCGGCGGCAAGGGTGGCTCCAACTTCAATCCCAAGGGCAAGTCGGACAGCGAAGTCATGCGCTTCTGCCAGTCCTTCATGACCGAACTCTATCGCCATATCGGCCCGGATACAGACGTCCCGGCCGGCGATATCGGCGTTGGCGGGCGTGAGATCGGCTATATGTTCGGTCAGTATAAGCGGATCACCAATCGCTGGGAGGGCGTGCTCACTGGCAAGGCGGTCGAATATGGCGGATCGCAGATGCGGCCCGAAGCGACCGGCTATGGCGCGGTGTATTTTCTCCAGAATATGCTCAAGCATCAGGGCCAGGATGTCGAAGGCAGAACGACGATCATCTCTGGCTCCGGCAATGTTGCCACCCATGCGGCCGAAAAGATCGTAGAGCTGGGCGGCAAGGTGCTCACTCTCTCCGATAGCGGCGGCTTCATCCATGATCCCGACGGCATCGATCAAGAGAAGATCAACTGGGTGAAGGAACTCAAGACCGAGCGGCGCGGCCGGATCAGCGAATATGCCGATCATTTCACCAACGCGACCTTTCATGAAGGCGCGCGGCCCTGGCGGGTTGAGGCAGAACTGGCGCTGCCGTGCGCCACGCAGAACGAGCTCAATGGCGATGAAGCGCGGGCCATGGTCAAGAATGGCGTGATTGCGGTTTCGGAAGGGGCGAATATGCCGACAACCCTGGAAGGCGTGGATGTCTTCCATGACGCCCATATCATGTATGCGCCGGGCAAGGCGGCCAATGCAGGCGGGGTTGCCGTGTCTGGCCTTGAGATGAGCCAGAATTCAGAACGCGTTTCTTGGCATACCGAGCGCCTCGGCGATCTGCTCCAGGATATCATGAAGGATATTCACGAAAAATCGGCCGAATATGGCAGCGACGAAGATGGCGGTTACGTCAACTATGTGAAGGGCGCGAATATCGCCGGCTTCAAAAAGGTTGCCGATGCGATGCTGGCCTTCGGGGTCGTCTAG
- a CDS encoding prolyl oligopeptidase family protein gives MTAARLFLPLMLLATPAMIAAQGSSSMETPITYPETERGDVVEEQFGVAVADPYRWLENDVRVDENVRNWVTAQNAVTDAYLETLPGRDTIAERLTELWNYERVGVPVKRGNRYFYTRNDGLQNQSVLYMREGLDGEPQLLIDPNEWSEDDATAMAQWVPSPDGQFIAYGVQDGGTDWRTIRVLNVETGETLSDTVEWAKFTSITWAADNVGFFYSRFPEPDADSEFQSLNMNHAVYFHAINTAQTEDRLIHATPDRPNLNHFAQVTDDKRWLLIYSSEGTDDRYELTLGDLSEYTVPTRTIISGFEHNWELAGSDGNQLYFVTNSDAPRERIVRMDVSGETPTITEIVPENEATLEGASLVGDRLIANYLVDARNEARVFERDGTQVATVDLPGIGSTDGFGGELGDPETFFSFTSFATPTAIYRYDSATGEVSPFAVPEVPFNPEDYVVAQRFFTSRDGTRVPMFIVHRADLDHAETRPTLLYGYGGFNISQTPGFNPGRLQWMEMGGVFALATLRGGGEYGAAWHDAGRLQNKQNVFDDMIGAGEYLIAEGITSADQLAVQGRSNGGLLVGAVVNQRPDLFAVGLPAVGVMDMLRFDRFTAGRYWVDDYGYPNREPDFRTLLAYSPYHNIPETGDFPAIMVTTADTDDRVVPGHSFKYTAALQHADLGDRPHLIRIETRAGHGSGRPTSQLIAEYADLWAFTARWTGLEVPEAE, from the coding sequence ATGACTGCTGCCCGCTTGTTCCTGCCGCTCATGCTGCTTGCCACCCCGGCGATGATCGCCGCTCAAGGATCTTCATCCATGGAAACGCCGATCACCTACCCTGAAACCGAACGCGGCGATGTTGTCGAAGAACAGTTCGGCGTGGCGGTCGCTGATCCCTATCGGTGGCTCGAAAATGATGTGCGTGTCGATGAGAATGTTCGCAACTGGGTAACGGCGCAGAATGCGGTGACGGATGCCTATCTGGAGACTCTGCCGGGGCGCGACACCATTGCCGAACGGCTGACCGAGCTGTGGAATTATGAACGCGTGGGCGTTCCGGTGAAGCGCGGCAATCGGTACTTCTACACCCGTAATGACGGCCTTCAGAACCAGTCGGTCCTCTATATGCGCGAAGGCCTGGATGGTGAGCCGCAGCTGCTGATCGATCCCAATGAATGGTCCGAAGATGACGCAACGGCAATGGCCCAATGGGTGCCGTCTCCTGACGGTCAATTTATTGCTTATGGAGTCCAGGACGGCGGGACTGACTGGCGGACGATCCGCGTCCTCAATGTCGAAACCGGCGAGACGCTGAGCGATACCGTCGAATGGGCGAAATTCACCAGCATCACTTGGGCCGCTGATAATGTCGGCTTCTTCTATTCGCGCTTCCCAGAGCCCGATGCGGATAGTGAGTTCCAGTCACTCAACATGAACCATGCGGTCTATTTCCACGCGATCAATACCGCCCAGACCGAGGATCGGTTGATTCATGCGACGCCGGACCGCCCGAACCTCAATCATTTTGCGCAGGTGACGGACGATAAGCGCTGGCTGCTGATCTACTCATCGGAAGGCACCGATGATCGCTATGAGCTCACGCTAGGTGACTTGTCGGAATATACGGTACCGACGCGCACGATCATTTCCGGTTTCGAGCATAATTGGGAGTTGGCGGGTTCGGATGGGAACCAGCTTTACTTTGTGACCAATAGCGATGCGCCGCGCGAGCGGATTGTCCGGATGGACGTGTCCGGTGAAACGCCGACGATTACCGAGATTGTCCCCGAAAATGAGGCAACGCTGGAAGGCGCATCCTTGGTCGGCGACCGCCTGATCGCCAATTATCTGGTCGATGCGCGCAATGAAGCGCGGGTATTCGAACGGGACGGCACCCAGGTGGCAACTGTCGATCTCCCGGGTATTGGCAGTACGGACGGATTTGGCGGTGAGCTCGGCGATCCGGAGACCTTCTTCTCCTTCACCAGCTTTGCAACGCCCACGGCCATCTATCGTTATGACAGCGCCACCGGCGAAGTATCGCCCTTTGCCGTGCCGGAGGTGCCGTTTAATCCCGAAGACTATGTGGTTGCCCAACGCTTTTTCACCTCGCGGGATGGAACCCGGGTGCCGATGTTCATCGTCCACCGTGCCGATCTCGACCATGCCGAAACGCGCCCGACACTGCTCTATGGCTATGGCGGCTTCAATATTTCCCAGACGCCGGGCTTCAATCCGGGCCGGTTGCAATGGATGGAAATGGGCGGCGTGTTTGCGCTCGCGACCTTGCGCGGCGGCGGTGAATATGGTGCGGCCTGGCACGATGCGGGCCGACTTCAGAACAAGCAGAATGTGTTCGACGATATGATCGGCGCTGGCGAGTATCTGATCGCTGAAGGGATCACCTCGGCGGACCAGCTGGCGGTGCAGGGGCGTTCCAATGGCGGATTGCTTGTCGGGGCGGTTGTGAACCAGCGCCCGGATCTGTTTGCCGTCGGCCTTCCGGCAGTGGGCGTGATGGATATGCTGCGCTTTGATCGGTTTACGGCGGGGCGTTATTGGGTCGATGATTATGGCTATCCCAATCGCGAGCCGGACTTCCGGACGCTGCTCGCCTATTCGCCCTATCATAACATTCCCGAGACCGGCGATTTCCCGGCCATCATGGTCACGACGGCGGATACGGATGACCGGGTCGTGCCCGGCCATAGCTTCAAATATACCGCCGCGCTTCAGCATGCTGATCTGGGTGATCGGCCCCATCTGATTCGTATCGAAACCCGGGCCGGCCATGGCTCGGGACGGCCGACCAGCCAGCTGATTGCTGAATATGCCGACCTCTGGGCCTTTACCGCGCGCTGGACCGGATTAGAGGTCCCTGAAGCTGAATAA
- the rplO gene encoding 50S ribosomal protein L15 translates to MKLNELNDNKGARKLRTRVGRGIGSGKGKTGGRGMKGQKSRSGVSINGFEGGQMPLHMRLPKRGFNNPFGKDYAIVNIGAVQKAIDEKKLDAKKTVDQAALEAIGLTRGGKDGVRLLGKGEISAKVNFAVAGASKGAVEAVEKAGGKVEISAAPKAEKADSE, encoded by the coding sequence ATGAAACTCAACGAACTCAACGACAATAAGGGTGCGCGCAAGCTGCGCACACGGGTTGGCCGGGGTATTGGCTCGGGCAAAGGCAAGACCGGTGGTCGCGGCATGAAAGGCCAGAAGAGCCGTTCAGGCGTCTCGATCAATGGTTTCGAGGGCGGCCAGATGCCGCTTCACATGCGTTTGCCGAAGCGTGGTTTCAACAATCCGTTCGGTAAGGACTATGCCATCGTCAATATCGGCGCTGTGCAGAAGGCCATCGACGAGAAGAAGCTCGACGCCAAGAAGACCGTTGATCAGGCCGCGCTCGAAGCGATTGGCTTGACCCGTGGCGGCAAAGACGGTGTCCGTCTGCTCGGCAAGGGCGAAATCTCCGCCAAGGTGAATTTTGCGGTTGCCGGTGCCTCGAAAGGCGCTGTGGAAGCCGTTGAAAAGGCTGGTGGCAAGGTCGAAATCTCGGCTGCGCCTAAAGCAGAAAAAGCCGACAGCGAGTAG
- a CDS encoding adenylate kinase, protein MNIILLGPPGAGKGTQASKLEDERGMIQLSTGDMLRAAVAAETPVGLQAKDVMARGDLVSDEIVTGILSDRLDEDDVKGGFILDGYPRTEAQAHSLDELLAAKGMKLDHVIELVVDEDALVERITGRFTCGNCGEGYHDTFKQPKVEGVCDVCGNSEFKRRADDNAESVRTRMNEYRTKTAPIIPHYEPKGLVRRVDGMADIETVSDAIGAVLDQG, encoded by the coding sequence GTGAATATCATTCTGTTGGGCCCGCCAGGTGCGGGTAAAGGCACTCAGGCATCGAAGCTTGAGGATGAGCGCGGCATGATCCAGCTTTCTACCGGCGACATGTTACGCGCGGCCGTAGCAGCAGAAACACCGGTTGGGCTCCAGGCCAAGGATGTGATGGCCCGCGGTGATCTGGTCTCCGACGAAATCGTTACCGGCATTCTCTCCGATCGTCTCGATGAAGACGATGTGAAGGGTGGCTTCATCCTTGATGGCTATCCGCGCACCGAAGCCCAGGCCCATTCGCTCGACGAGCTGCTCGCTGCCAAAGGTATGAAGCTTGATCATGTGATCGAACTGGTCGTTGACGAGGACGCGCTTGTTGAGCGGATTACGGGCCGTTTCACCTGCGGCAATTGCGGCGAAGGCTATCACGACACCTTCAAGCAACCCAAGGTTGAAGGCGTGTGCGATGTGTGCGGCAATAGTGAATTCAAACGCCGCGCCGACGATAATGCGGAATCCGTGCGGACCCGGATGAACGAATATCGCACCAAGACAGCCCCAATCATCCCGCATTACGAACCCAAGGGCCTGGTACGCCGGGTCGATGGCATGGCCGATATCGAAACGGTCAGCGACGCAATCGGCGCAGTACTCGACCAAGGCTAG
- a CDS encoding SRPBCC domain-containing protein codes for MFRTIACALAIAVATPAAADVTLADHGFVTSNSAEVSASPAEVWAALVEPARYWSGDHSWSGDAANFSLDPVGGGCFCENWGEGNSVEHMRVVMVRPNAMLRLSGALGPLQSEGLAGALTWQLDATDTGTRITQTMSVGGHMQFDRETFAPIVDSVVREQFDRLVALFPASE; via the coding sequence ATGTTTCGAACAATAGCATGTGCATTGGCAATTGCGGTTGCCACGCCGGCGGCTGCCGACGTCACATTGGCCGATCATGGCTTTGTGACGTCCAACAGCGCCGAGGTGTCTGCAAGCCCGGCTGAGGTCTGGGCGGCGCTGGTCGAACCGGCGCGCTATTGGAGCGGCGATCATAGCTGGTCGGGCGACGCGGCGAATTTCTCGCTCGATCCGGTTGGCGGCGGGTGTTTCTGCGAAAATTGGGGCGAGGGCAATTCGGTTGAGCATATGCGCGTCGTGATGGTGCGGCCCAATGCCATGCTGCGGTTATCAGGCGCGCTGGGTCCGTTGCAGAGCGAAGGGCTGGCCGGAGCTTTGACCTGGCAGCTGGATGCGACCGATACCGGAACGCGCATCACCCAGACGATGAGCGTTGGCGGCCATATGCAGTTTGATCGCGAAACCTTTGCGCCGATCGTCGATAGCGTCGTCCGCGAACAGTTTGATCGCCTCGTGGCTCTATTCCCGGCTTCGGAGTGA
- the rpsM gene encoding 30S ribosomal protein S13 gives MARIAGVNIPTHKRVEIALTYIHGIGPTTARKLTEQLGIPFERRVQDLTDAEVVQIREAIDADHTVEGDLRRETAMNIKRLMDLACYRGLRHRKGLPVRGQRTHTNARTRKGKAKPIAGKKK, from the coding sequence GTGGCACGTATCGCTGGGGTCAACATCCCGACCCATAAGCGCGTTGAAATCGCGCTCACCTATATCCATGGCATTGGCCCCACAACGGCCAGAAAGCTGACGGAACAGCTCGGAATTCCTTTCGAGCGCCGAGTCCAGGACCTGACCGACGCCGAAGTCGTGCAGATCCGTGAAGCCATTGATGCCGATCATACCGTTGAAGGCGATCTTCGCCGCGAAACGGCAATGAACATCAAGCGGCTTATGGACCTCGCCTGCTATCGCGGCCTGCGTCATCGCAAAGGCTTGCCGGTTCGTGGCCAACGCACGCACACCAATGCGCGCACCCGCAAGGGCAAGGCCAAGCCGATCGCTGGTAAGAAGAAATAG
- the rplQ gene encoding 50S ribosomal protein L17 — MRHKKAHRKLNRTSSHRKAMLRNMAAGLIKHEQILTTLPKAKELRPYVEKLITLAKKGGLSNRRLAMSRLMDETQLKKLFDVLGERYSDRDGGYSRVIKAGYRQSDAAPMAVIELVDRDEEAKGQDSGPVEVDEVFADEVAA; from the coding sequence ATGCGTCACAAAAAAGCGCACCGTAAACTCAATCGCACGTCGAGCCATCGCAAGGCGATGCTCCGCAACATGGCGGCTGGCCTCATCAAGCATGAGCAGATCCTGACGACCTTGCCCAAGGCAAAGGAATTGCGGCCCTATGTTGAGAAGCTGATCACGCTGGCGAAGAAGGGCGGCCTGTCTAACCGTCGTCTCGCCATGTCCCGCCTGATGGACGAAACCCAGCTCAAAAAGCTGTTTGACGTATTGGGTGAGCGCTATTCCGATCGCGACGGTGGATACAGCCGGGTGATCAAGGCTGGCTATCGTCAGTCGGACGCCGCGCCGATGGCAGTCATCGAGCTTGTTGATCGTGACGAAGAGGCGAAAGGCCAGGATTCCGGTCCGGTCGAAGTCGACGAAGTCTTTGCAGACGAGGTCGCCGCCTAA
- a CDS encoding DNA-directed RNA polymerase subunit alpha produces the protein MSVNMKNWQELKKPNGLEKKSGGDASRKATFVAEPLERGFGLTLGNALRRTLLSSLQGAAITSIKIENVLHEFSSLAGVREDVTDIVLNIKQVAIAMEAEGTKRLQLSATGPAEVKAGDITTSGDIEIRNPDLVICHLDEGATLNMELTASTGKGYVPAAQNRPADAPIGLIPVDSLYSPVQQVAYKVENTRVGQELDYDKLTLTIETDGTVTPEDSLAYAARILQDQLQLFVHFDEELPAPTQAIGEAATPGMLGGAAAEGDTNQLNRYLLKKVDELELSVRSANCLKNDNIIYIGDLVQKTEAEMLRTPNFGRKSLNEIKEVLATMGLRLGMDIPGWPPENIEEMAKKLEQELLG, from the coding sequence GTGTCCGTCAACATGAAAAACTGGCAAGAGCTCAAAAAGCCCAATGGTCTGGAAAAGAAGAGCGGCGGCGATGCATCGCGCAAAGCGACCTTCGTTGCTGAACCGCTTGAGCGTGGCTTTGGCCTGACGCTCGGCAATGCGCTGCGCCGCACGTTGCTGTCTTCGCTTCAGGGTGCGGCCATCACGTCGATCAAGATCGAAAACGTCCTGCACGAATTCTCGTCGCTGGCCGGTGTGCGCGAAGACGTCACCGACATCGTCCTGAACATCAAGCAGGTTGCCATTGCGATGGAAGCCGAAGGCACCAAGCGCCTCCAGCTTTCCGCCACTGGCCCAGCTGAAGTAAAGGCTGGCGACATCACCACATCGGGCGATATCGAAATCCGTAACCCGGATCTCGTTATCTGCCATCTCGATGAAGGTGCGACGCTCAACATGGAACTGACCGCCAGTACCGGCAAAGGCTATGTTCCGGCGGCCCAGAACCGCCCGGCCGATGCGCCGATCGGTCTGATCCCGGTCGACAGCCTCTATTCGCCGGTTCAGCAGGTGGCTTACAAGGTCGAGAACACCCGCGTTGGGCAGGAACTCGATTATGACAAGCTGACGCTGACCATCGAAACCGATGGCACGGTGACCCCGGAAGATTCGCTCGCTTATGCCGCGCGCATTCTTCAGGACCAGCTGCAGCTGTTCGTCCATTTCGACGAAGAACTGCCGGCACCGACCCAGGCTATCGGCGAAGCCGCGACCCCGGGCATGCTCGGCGGCGCCGCTGCAGAGGGCGATACCAACCAGCTCAACCGTTACCTCCTCAAAAAGGTCGACGAGCTGGAACTGTCGGTCCGGTCTGCCAACTGCCTCAAGAACGACAACATCATCTATATCGGCGATCTGGTTCAGAAGACCGAAGCCGAGATGCTGCGCACGCCGAACTTCGGCCGCAAGTCGCTCAATGAGATCAAGGAAGTCCTCGCCACTATGGGCCTGCGCCTCGGCATGGATATCCCCGGCTGGCCGCCTGAAAATATCGAGGAAATGGCCAAGAAGCTTGAGCAGGAACTGCTCGGCTAA
- the rpmD gene encoding 50S ribosomal protein L30 encodes MAAAKKKLISVTQTGSPIRREKSQRATLVGLGLGKMSRTVELEDTPAVRGMIHKVRHMVEVQDS; translated from the coding sequence ATGGCCGCAGCAAAGAAGAAACTGATCTCGGTAACCCAGACGGGCTCCCCGATCCGCCGCGAGAAGAGCCAGCGCGCAACGCTGGTTGGTCTCGGGCTCGGCAAGATGAGCCGAACCGTTGAACTGGAAGACACGCCTGCAGTACGCGGCATGATCCATAAGGTTCGCCATATGGTCGAGGTACAGGACAGCTAA
- the rpsK gene encoding 30S ribosomal protein S11, whose protein sequence is MAREPQRVKRRQKKNITSGVAHVNATFNNTLITITDAQGNAISWSSAGMMGFKGSRKSTPYAAQVAAEDAGKKAQEHGVRTLEVEVKGPGSGRESALRALQAVGFTITSIRDVTSIPHNGVRPAKRRRV, encoded by the coding sequence ATGGCTCGCGAACCGCAACGGGTAAAGCGCCGGCAAAAGAAGAACATCACATCGGGCGTCGCCCATGTGAATGCCACGTTCAACAACACACTCATCACGATCACCGATGCCCAGGGCAACGCGATCAGCTGGTCTTCGGCCGGCATGATGGGCTTCAAGGGTAGCCGCAAGTCGACCCCATATGCTGCGCAGGTTGCAGCTGAGGATGCCGGCAAGAAGGCTCAGGAACATGGCGTGCGTACGCTGGAAGTCGAAGTGAAGGGCCCGGGCTCGGGTCGTGAATCGGCGCTCCGCGCATTGCAGGCAGTTGGCTTCACGATCACATCCATCCGCGATGTGACGTCGATCCCGCATAATGGCGTTCGGCCGGCCAAGCGCCGCCGCGTCTAA